The DNA sequence CATAGATCAGCTCCAAAATTAACTGATCTCGAAACAAAGCCAAAAGTATTTGAAACAGGGATCAAAGTTATTGATCTACTCGCTCCATATAGGCAAGGCGGCAAAGTAGGTCTTTTTGGTGGAGCTGGTGTTGGTAAAACTGTTTTAATTCAAGAATTAATTAACAATATCGCCAAAGAGCATGGGGGTGTTTCAGTTTTTGGGGGTGTTGGAGAGCGTACACGCGAGGGAAATGATTTATATGAAGAATTTAAAGAATCTGGAGTTATAAATGCCGACAATCTAACTGAGTCAAAGGTAGCCCTTTGTTTCGGCCAAATGAATGAGCCACCAGGCGCAAGAATGAGAGTTGGCCTTTCAGCTTTAACGATGGCTGAACACTTTAGAGATGTTAATAAGCAAGATGTTCTGTTATTCATTGATAATATTTTCCGCTTTGTGCAGGCTGGTTCAGAAGTATCTGCTCTCTTAGGCAGAATGCCGTCTGCTGTGGGTTATCAACCAACATTGGGAACAGACGTTGGTGAACTTCAAGAGCGAATAACTTCAACACTTGAAGGATCAATAACTTCTATTCAGGCAGTTTATGTTCCTGCAGATGACTTAACAGACCCAGCTCCAGCAACAACTTTTGCACACCTTGATGCAACAACGGTTCTTGCAAGAGCTTTAGCGGCAAAAGGTATATATCCTGCTGTTGATCCACTCGATTCAACAAGTACCATGCTCCAGCCAGCAGTTGTTGGCGACGAGCATTACCGTACTGCAAGAGCCGTACAATCAACCCTACAAAGATATAAAGAACTTCAGGACATCATTGCAATTCTTGGATTAGATGAGCTCTCTGAAGAAGATAGAAAAACTTTTGATAGAGCTAGAAAAATAGAAAAGTTTTTATCTCAGCCATTCTTTGTTGCAGAGATCTTTACAGGCATGTCAGGTAAATACGTGAAGCTAGAAGAAACAATTGCAGGTTTTAACATGATTCTATCTGGAGAACTTGATAATCTTCCTGAGCAAGCTTTTTATCTAGTAGGAAATATCGAGGAAGTAAAAGCAAAAGCTCAAAAAATCAACTCAGAAAATAAAGGATAATCCAGGCAAGCAAAGCTT is a window from the Prochlorococcus marinus str. MIT 9211 genome containing:
- the atpD gene encoding F0F1 ATP synthase subunit beta codes for the protein MAPAATASTGTKGIVRQVIGPVLDVEFPAGKLPKILNALRIEGKNPAGQDIGLTAEVQQLLGDHRVRAVAMSGTDGLVRGMEAVDTGAPISVPVGEATLGRIFNVLGEPVDEQGPIKSSTTSPIHRSAPKLTDLETKPKVFETGIKVIDLLAPYRQGGKVGLFGGAGVGKTVLIQELINNIAKEHGGVSVFGGVGERTREGNDLYEEFKESGVINADNLTESKVALCFGQMNEPPGARMRVGLSALTMAEHFRDVNKQDVLLFIDNIFRFVQAGSEVSALLGRMPSAVGYQPTLGTDVGELQERITSTLEGSITSIQAVYVPADDLTDPAPATTFAHLDATTVLARALAAKGIYPAVDPLDSTSTMLQPAVVGDEHYRTARAVQSTLQRYKELQDIIAILGLDELSEEDRKTFDRARKIEKFLSQPFFVAEIFTGMSGKYVKLEETIAGFNMILSGELDNLPEQAFYLVGNIEEVKAKAQKINSENKG